In Aedes albopictus strain Foshan chromosome 3, AalbF5, whole genome shotgun sequence, the following are encoded in one genomic region:
- the LOC109622087 gene encoding monocarboxylate transporter 12-B yields MAVQYKKVAPEGGWGMLVGIGMATMFTVSLGSLPSFGLMYGDFLTDLGEETSAIALITSCFFSALSFAGLFTNTLMKKTSCRTVGLIGAALYVIGSFMTIFVRSTNELLVSFSIFQGAGFGLMIPVSYTTFNAYFVQKRVVMMSVSQTLIGLGTMIYPIFIQKTMEAYGFRGCMAVLAAVNSNTLVAMLVMHPVEWHMKKLQLTEEELQMTTPSNEEPAGNVVSKIIKGLDRSRRASSIPGLGNWSGPVVVSDTTERDKKPATKWQVLVDFLDLTLLKDPIYVNIVLGISFALYSDLAFFTLQPMYLFMIGFGKPDVSLIIAIGAGADLLSRVFLAISSTCLNIKARYVYLAGALFTILARFAFLFVYDFYGMATITAIMGFLRTWIHVPLPLVFSEYLPTERFPSGYGLFMFLQGNITFAVGPIVGYIRDVTGSYSISFHCLTLFMALCVFPWLFEIVYLRLKVKALKEADLQQHKVAIPIKLETIEAGDKS; encoded by the exons ATGGCAGTTCAGTACAAGAAAGTAGCCCCCGAAGGGGGATGGGGCATGCTGGTCGGCATAGGGATGGCCACAATGTTCACGGTGTCCTTGGGCTCGTTGCCTTCGTTTGGGCTGATGTATGGAGATTTTCTGACGGACCTCGGCGAGGAGACTAGTGCGATTGCGTTGATTACGAGTTGCTTCTTCAGTGCGTTGAGTTTTGCTGGATTGTTCACAAATACCTTGATGAAAAAGACATCCTGTCGAACTGTTGGATTGATCGGTGCTGCTTTATATGTGATCGGAAGCTTTATGACTATTTTTGTGCGGTCTACCAATGAGCTGCTGGTATCGTTCAGTATATTTCAAG GAGCCGGTTTTGGACTGATGATTCCCGTATCGTACACGACATTCAATGCGTACTTCGTCCAGAAGCGGGTAGTTATGATGAGCGTGTCGCAGACATTGATTGGTCTCGGTACCATGATTTATCCAATATTCATTCAAAAGACAATGGAGGCATATGGTTTTCGAGGATGTATGGCAGTATTGGCCGCTGTCAACAGCAATACCCTAGTTGCAATGTTGGTGATGCATCCGGTTGAATGGCATATGAAAAAATTGCAGCTCACCGAAGAAGAGCTACAAATGACTACACCATCGAACGAAGAACCAGCAGGAAACGTCGTTTCGAAAATCATTAAAGGATTAGATCGATCCCGACGAGCATCTTCCATCCCAGGCCTGGGCAACTGGTCCGGTCCGGTAGTAGTGAGTGATACCACCGAGAGAGACAAGAAACCCGCCACGAAGTGGCAAGTGTTGGTCGATTTTTTGGACCTAACGCTCCTGAAGGATCCCATTTACGTTAACATCGTTCTGGGCATATCGTTCGCTCTCTACTCGGATCTGGCGTTCTTCACCCTGCAGCCGATGTATTTGTTCATGATAGGATTTGGCAAA CCGGATGTTTCCCTAATCATTGCCATCGGAGCCGGAGCGGATCTGCTATCGCGTGTATTCCTGGCCATTTCCAGCACATGTTTGAACATTAAGGCTCGCTACGTCTATCTGGCCGGGGCGCTGTTCACCATCCTGGCACGTTTCG CGTTTTTATTCGTTTACGATTTTTATGGGATGGCTACCATAACGGCCATAATGGGATTCCTTCGAACTTGGATACACGTCCCACTGCCGTTGGTGTTTTCCGAGTATTTGCCCACGGAAAG ATTTCCTTCCGGCTACGGGTTATTTATGTTTCTGCAGGGAAATATCACTTTTGCCGTGGGGCCGATTGTGGGCTACATCCGTGACGTGACCGGAAGCTACTCGATCTCGTTCCACTGTCTCACGCTGTTCATGGCACTGTGTGTGTTTCCGTGGCTGTTCGAGATCGTCTACCTGAGACTGAAGGTGAAAGCGCTGAAGGAAGCTGATTTGCAACAGCATAAAGTCGCCATACCGATTAAACTGGAAACGATAGAGGCAGGCGATAAAAGTTAA
- the LOC115257134 gene encoding uncharacterized protein LOC115257134, with protein sequence MAHVRKKICLFTTFLFLQFQLVLPSVLTDESPNAVDNESYIDATNEGGANATEMDVDLNGSTSSNRTEVAVNELSDFGIQGNNTDYLNPLNASTPWNNSLDIIGYGLEIQPRGIVKLRSETSDPVFLPSSPANASMTPFGAIPSGGQNSPLYNESNVISNMLRNFSMPIVPYSNAVPYSKAVPYAIFSPSSQTDNSSVTVRIVPRSMTYAAINIRPTTPFTFLPAANSSGPLDVITNFRPYSLPSPSTGIIPRSPRLPTPPTTMKPIQGTTKRKPSFRSVGSTRRPRTRSTKGMFRSVTKTATRIIRKRVAAEARTITRTSQKPKTQLRKVMRKQLKTRTTKSRFRNAGLPPYVNVGNNPNIPDIVELQQILNILTSL encoded by the exons ATGGCCCACGTACGCAAAAAGATCTGCCTTTTTACAACATTTCTATTTCTGCAATTTCAATTGGTTTTG CCTTCGGTTTTAACAGATGAAAGCCCCAATGCAGTGGACAATGAATCGTACATTGATGCAACTAATGAAGGTGGTGCGAATGCAACTGAAATGGATGTGGACCTAAACGGATCAACTAGTTCAAATCGTACAGAAGTGGCCGTAAATGAATTGTCTGATTTCGGGATCCAGGGAAACAATACTGATTATTTAAATCCGTTGAATGCATCCACTCCTTGGAACAATTCATTGGATATTATTGGATATGGCTTAGAGATCCAGCCGCGTGGAATTGTTAAATTAAGATCGGAAACATCAGATCCCGTTTTTTTACCTTCTTCACCTGCGAATGCATCAATGACCCCATTTGGAGCAATACCATCAGGAGGACAGAACTCGCCACTGTATAACGAATCGAATGTGATTTCGAATATGCTGCGCAATTTTTCCATGCCCATTGTTCCATATTCAAATGCAGTTCCATACTCAAAAGCAGTTCCATATGCGATTTTTTCGCCTTCTTCTCAAACTGATAATTCATCTGTAACTGTGAGAATAGTTCCACGATCAATGACATATGCAGCTATAAATATACGGCCGACAACACCATTCACATTCTTACCAGCGGCCAATTCGTCAGGACCACTTGATGTAATTACAAACTTCAGGCCATACAGTTTGCCATCGCCTAGTACCGGTATTATACCAAGATCACCTCGTCTACCAACACCGCCGACGACCATGAAACCCATCCAAGGAACCACCAAGCGGAAGCCAAGTTTCCGGTCGGTTGGAAGTACCAGGCGACCACGTACCAGATCAACTAAAGGAATGTTCCGATCGGTGACAAAAACCGCTACCAGAATTATCAGGAAGCGTGTTGCGGCAGAGGCAAGGACTATAACGAGAACATCGCAAAAACCAAAAACGCAGCTTAGGAAGGTGATGAGGAAGCAGCTGAAAACGCGTACAACTAAATCCAGGTTTAGAAATGCTGGTTTACCTCCCTATGTCAACGTAGGAAACAATCCCAATATACCAGATATCGTTGAGTTGCAGCAAATTCTTAACATTTTGACTTCTTTGTAA